A region from the Meiothermus sp. Pnk-1 genome encodes:
- a CDS encoding MBL fold metallo-hydrolase: protein MVQLIDLRYGRPRTIASYVLEGSDGPVIIETGPDSCYPRLVEGLARLGYEPAEVRRVFVTHIHLDHAGAAWHFARHGAKIYVHPLGAPHLIDPSKLWASATRIYGDQTEPLWGRAEPIAPEQVVVLEDGQTVKFGPLEIQALETPGHAPHHFAYRVGDAVFTGDVGGVRIGQGPVLPPCPPPDIHVERWRQSIARLRGLNPARLYLTHFGEYTDAWEHLDRLEAKLLEYAEWIKDKLRQGLSQEQIVPLFERMLGGDLERYGLDEEGLADYEKADPAWMSVAGLSRYWQKHHPEALR from the coding sequence ATGGTTCAGCTCATCGATCTGCGCTACGGCAGGCCGCGCACCATCGCTTCGTACGTGCTCGAGGGCTCCGACGGCCCGGTGATCATAGAGACCGGCCCGGATTCCTGCTACCCCCGCCTGGTAGAAGGCTTAGCCCGCCTCGGTTATGAGCCCGCCGAGGTGCGGCGGGTCTTCGTGACCCACATTCACCTCGATCACGCCGGGGCGGCATGGCACTTCGCCCGGCACGGGGCCAAGATCTACGTGCACCCCCTAGGAGCCCCCCACCTCATCGATCCCAGCAAGCTTTGGGCCAGCGCCACCCGCATCTACGGGGATCAGACCGAGCCTTTGTGGGGCCGGGCCGAACCGATCGCGCCCGAGCAGGTGGTAGTGCTCGAGGATGGCCAGACGGTAAAGTTCGGCCCGCTCGAGATCCAAGCCCTCGAGACCCCCGGCCATGCCCCTCACCACTTCGCCTACCGGGTGGGGGATGCGGTGTTCACCGGGGACGTGGGGGGTGTGCGGATCGGGCAGGGACCGGTGCTGCCGCCCTGCCCACCGCCGGATATCCACGTCGAGCGGTGGCGGCAGTCCATCGCCCGCCTCCGCGGCCTGAACCCCGCTCGGCTCTACCTCACCCACTTCGGCGAGTACACCGACGCGTGGGAGCACCTCGACCGGCTCGAGGCCAAGCTGCTCGAGTACGCCGAGTGGATCAAAGACAAGCTGCGGCAGGGACTTAGTCAGGAGCAGATAGTTCCCCTTTTCGAGCGGATGCTGGGGGGCGACCTCGAGCGCTACGGGCTCGACGAGGAGGGCCTGGCCGATTACGAGAAGGCCGACCCGGCTTGGATGAGCGTGGCGGGCCTTTCGCGCTACTGGCAGAAGCATCACCCCGAAGCGCTGCGATGA
- a CDS encoding glycerol-3-phosphate acyltransferase — translation MDCLLVLGAYLIGSLVFGIIAGRLRGIDLAERDTPGASGTFRQLGPIWGFSVALADIAKGVGAGYLTHFASSPWTPGLMGAALVAGHLWPLYFRFRGGGGIAPTVGFFLWLHPGLTALAITLGLAVAGIYWRLYWRKHRGSWYPIPVGAGVGYVFGLFALWPQPSFWTLLAISVLVGVRGLRMARSG, via the coding sequence TTGGACTGCTTGCTGGTGCTAGGGGCGTATCTAATTGGCTCGCTGGTGTTTGGAATCATCGCGGGGAGATTGCGCGGCATCGACCTGGCCGAGCGCGACACACCCGGGGCTTCAGGGACATTCCGCCAGTTGGGGCCTATCTGGGGATTTTCTGTTGCCCTGGCCGACATCGCCAAGGGGGTCGGGGCCGGCTACCTAACCCATTTCGCCTCCAGTCCCTGGACCCCAGGGCTGATGGGAGCAGCGCTAGTGGCAGGGCACCTCTGGCCGCTTTACTTTCGTTTTCGCGGCGGCGGCGGGATCGCCCCCACCGTGGGGTTTTTCCTGTGGCTTCACCCTGGCTTGACCGCGCTGGCCATCACCCTCGGGTTGGCGGTGGCGGGGATCTACTGGCGGCTTTACTGGCGCAAGCACCGCGGTAGCTGGTACCCGATTCCGGTAGGGGCAGGGGTGGGCTATGTCTTTGGTTTATTCGCCTTGTGGCCTCAGCCCAGCTTTTGGACCCTCTTGGCCATTAGCGTGTTGGTGGGGGTGCGGGGATTGCGCATGGCGCGCTCCGGATAG
- a CDS encoding alpha/beta hydrolase-fold protein, with product MVEVQGRYVTFIPPAQARFLIGDFTDWDKKPIPISKPITLEFPAGAYLEYAFMDASGQPFPDPDNAHKAQNPWWTYPRAIELPGFQFEAPPLPHGEGKGVHRHRLESKVYQSPRRYYVYEPSRAPSATLYVQDGVAYYRTAQFADVAEALCQRGEIQPVRMVFVEPEDRAREYTFDERYERFLLEEILPAVEAQYGPTPERALWGASLGGLVSAWIAWRNPDKFQKVGTQSACLTAEPGSENRYTAPEWLTGRYAQSERLPLRFYCETGQIEWLLAPNRRFAAMLADKGYPHAYHERKSGHNWMTWRQGLAPGLRFLFGY from the coding sequence ATGGTCGAGGTTCAAGGCCGCTACGTGACCTTCATTCCCCCCGCCCAGGCCCGTTTTCTCATCGGCGACTTTACCGACTGGGACAAAAAACCCATACCGATCTCGAAGCCGATCACGCTCGAGTTCCCCGCTGGGGCCTACCTCGAGTACGCCTTCATGGATGCATCGGGGCAGCCCTTCCCCGACCCGGACAATGCCCATAAGGCGCAGAACCCTTGGTGGACGTACCCCCGAGCCATAGAGCTACCGGGTTTCCAATTCGAAGCCCCTCCCCTACCGCACGGCGAGGGCAAGGGGGTACACCGCCACCGGCTCGAGTCCAAGGTGTACCAAAGCCCCAGGCGTTACTACGTCTACGAACCCTCCCGCGCACCATCGGCCACCCTATATGTGCAGGACGGGGTAGCCTACTACCGCACGGCCCAGTTTGCCGATGTGGCCGAGGCTCTATGCCAGCGGGGCGAGATCCAGCCGGTGCGGATGGTATTTGTCGAGCCGGAAGACCGCGCCCGCGAGTACACCTTTGACGAACGCTACGAGAGGTTTTTGCTCGAGGAGATACTCCCTGCGGTGGAAGCCCAGTACGGCCCAACCCCCGAGCGAGCCCTGTGGGGCGCCTCGCTGGGGGGGCTGGTCTCGGCCTGGATCGCTTGGCGCAACCCCGACAAGTTCCAAAAAGTCGGTACCCAGTCGGCCTGCCTTACCGCCGAGCCGGGAAGTGAGAACCGCTACACCGCCCCCGAATGGCTTACTGGGCGGTACGCCCAATCCGAGCGCTTGCCGCTACGCTTTTATTGCGAAACCGGGCAGATCGAGTGGCTGTTGGCCCCAAACCGGCGCTTCGCGGCTATGCTGGCCGACAAGGGGTACCCCCACGCCTACCACGAGCGCAAGAGCGGACACAACTGGATGACCTGGCGGCAGGGGCTGGCTCCGGGGCTGCGCTTCTTGTTCGGATATTAG
- a CDS encoding fumarylacetoacetate hydrolase family protein, with the protein MRIVRFDQGNWGVLEGEHVIETDGPGGNPTGRQFELQSVRLRAPATPSKIVCVGRNYLDHIREMGNDFGDLPKEPGIFLKGPNTLADPDEAVPYPHFTENLHYEGELAAIIGRRMKNVSEAEALEGVLGYTCALDLTARDRQKTDLQWVRAKAADKFLPLGPWIETHLDPQNTVLRTYVNGELRQEAHTSLMIFPVAKVLAYVSEFMTLEPGDVLITGTPEGVGPLQRGDRVEVAIEGVGTLHTRIV; encoded by the coding sequence ATGCGGATCGTGCGCTTTGACCAGGGAAATTGGGGGGTGCTCGAGGGTGAGCACGTAATCGAGACCGATGGGCCCGGGGGCAACCCCACCGGGCGGCAATTCGAACTGCAAAGCGTCCGCCTGCGGGCCCCTGCCACCCCCAGCAAGATCGTCTGTGTAGGGCGGAACTACCTCGACCACATCCGGGAGATGGGAAACGACTTTGGGGATCTGCCCAAGGAGCCGGGCATCTTTCTCAAAGGGCCCAATACCCTGGCTGACCCCGACGAGGCGGTGCCCTACCCCCACTTCACCGAAAACCTGCACTATGAGGGCGAGCTAGCGGCGATCATCGGGCGGCGGATGAAAAACGTTTCCGAGGCCGAGGCCCTGGAGGGTGTGCTGGGCTATACCTGCGCCCTCGATCTCACCGCCCGGGACCGTCAAAAGACCGACTTGCAATGGGTGCGGGCCAAGGCTGCCGACAAGTTTCTGCCCCTGGGACCTTGGATCGAGACCCACCTGGATCCCCAAAATACCGTGTTGCGCACCTACGTCAACGGGGAGCTGCGCCAGGAGGCCCACACCAGCCTGATGATCTTCCCGGTGGCGAAGGTGCTGGCCTATGTCTCGGAGTTCATGACGCTGGAACCCGGGGACGTGCTCATCACCGGAACCCCCGAAGGGGTGGGACCCCTGCAGCGGGGGGACCGGGTAGAGGTGGCGATCGAGGGGGTGGGAACCCTACACACCCGCATCGTGTGA
- a CDS encoding AI-2E family transporter yields MPREPSQPEAKVPIELDARSLQRVLFNVVFLVFFLIFLSRVAGEVAGPLIFILLASVLAMGLNPIVVALESRWRIPRKWGALLVVAGILLIVMGFLAIILPLFIAQGAHFSETLPKLLSTLQHNFRSLAEEHPLLAPLSHNLPKPDLGKFVGNEGLLGGVLTFASSLVGLIASAAALLIVVLFLLMSPEPIVKGLLSGIPPRNRPLLEKTLIRIGSQLGKWLFAILITSAIKGALVGIGLKLVGFENALLFGLVAGFTNPIPFLGPWIGISLPVLTAVADGHWGMAALAIVVLLISEQLDNSVLSPMILGRTIELHPASMLLGVLVFGTFLGFAGIFLTVPIAIILKALYEEVYLTSLNRPEVSDEQVAQVVAAGQGQKEEKPKLEA; encoded by the coding sequence ATGCCCAGGGAACCCTCACAGCCTGAGGCCAAAGTTCCAATCGAGCTCGATGCCCGCTCGCTGCAACGGGTGCTTTTCAACGTAGTCTTTCTGGTCTTTTTCCTGATTTTCCTCAGCCGGGTGGCCGGTGAGGTCGCTGGCCCCCTCATCTTTATCCTGCTGGCGTCGGTACTGGCCATGGGCTTGAATCCCATCGTGGTAGCCCTGGAAAGCCGCTGGCGCATCCCACGCAAATGGGGGGCTTTGCTCGTAGTAGCGGGCATACTGCTGATTGTGATGGGATTTCTAGCGATTATACTGCCGCTATTTATCGCCCAGGGTGCCCATTTCTCCGAGACCCTGCCCAAGCTTCTCAGCACCCTGCAACACAACTTCCGCTCGCTGGCTGAGGAACACCCGCTCTTGGCCCCGCTCAGCCATAACCTACCTAAGCCGGATCTTGGCAAGTTCGTTGGGAATGAGGGCCTCTTGGGAGGGGTGCTCACCTTTGCCTCTTCCCTGGTTGGCCTAATCGCCTCCGCTGCGGCCCTACTGATCGTGGTGCTGTTCTTGCTGATGAGCCCCGAGCCTATTGTTAAAGGGCTCTTGAGCGGCATCCCCCCGCGTAACCGTCCACTCCTGGAAAAAACCCTGATTCGTATCGGATCCCAACTCGGCAAGTGGCTCTTTGCCATCCTGATCACCTCGGCCATCAAGGGGGCGTTGGTAGGGATCGGACTCAAACTGGTCGGCTTTGAAAACGCCCTGCTGTTTGGATTGGTAGCGGGATTTACCAACCCCATTCCCTTCCTAGGGCCCTGGATTGGGATTAGCCTTCCGGTATTGACCGCCGTTGCCGATGGCCACTGGGGGATGGCGGCGCTAGCTATTGTAGTGCTGCTGATCTCCGAACAGCTCGATAACAGCGTGCTCTCCCCGATGATCCTGGGGCGCACCATAGAGCTGCATCCGGCCTCTATGCTGCTGGGGGTACTGGTCTTCGGCACCTTTTTGGGTTTTGCCGGGATTTTCCTCACCGTGCCCATTGCAATTATCCTCAAGGCGCTTTACGAAGAGGTGTATCTAACCTCGCTCAACCGCCCCGAAGTGTCAGATGAGCAGGTTGCTCAGGTGGTGGCCGCCGGACAGGGCCAAAAAGAAGAAAAGCCTAAGCTCGAGGCTTAG
- a CDS encoding ABC-F family ATP-binding cassette domain-containing protein, whose product MRVLYAENLEYHLGGRDLLDKASLELRLGERVALVGANGAGKTTLLRLFAGELEPSAGRIHRVQDAYLALLPQDPQYGPGVTIAAVLKSGFARLEWLERELAALEQGLADPETYHRWEELHARFEALGGYTRRSRYEAVLKGLNFAGREKEEARVLSGGEARRLALGAVLLSGADALLLDEPTNHLDLEMRAWLAEYLRGYGGALVLVSHDRHFLDKLAQKVAFLKDGKLRLYEGNYSAFRQKRQLEREEEQRRYQAWLDEEKRLKAILEQAKAWAHSSEKHAVRKLAVEKRYEKFLETRAAPPERDTKALGMRFTSLPSPERVLEALCLEKSLAGRRLFRLESLVVRRRERIALIGPNGAGKTTLLKVLLGLLPSDDPAGRVRTGVGVKVGYYDQQLSGFDPNLTLYETLYRMLGEEAHAALGAWRFPFEAQYKKIAHLSGGERARLALLSLSLQEANLLVLDEPTNHLDLETVEALEEALGRYEGTLILVSHDLFFLDRLVGRTWHLREGVFTDYPDTPSALLARLERPATEPAKPKPPEPGRDSSRKVKGRWHKEREREGLEAVIAELEASLQALHLRANTPGLGHREYAEIAQEQTRLESELEARYARWEALSLELEEG is encoded by the coding sequence GTGCGGGTACTCTACGCGGAAAACCTCGAATACCACCTGGGTGGGCGTGACCTGCTAGATAAAGCCTCGCTCGAGCTTCGCCTGGGCGAACGGGTGGCTTTGGTGGGGGCCAACGGGGCAGGGAAGACCACCTTGCTCCGGCTCTTTGCGGGGGAACTCGAGCCCAGCGCGGGCCGTATTCACCGTGTTCAGGACGCCTATCTGGCGCTGCTTCCGCAAGACCCTCAGTATGGACCAGGGGTGACCATCGCCGCCGTGCTCAAATCTGGCTTCGCGCGGCTAGAGTGGCTCGAGAGAGAACTGGCCGCGCTCGAGCAGGGTTTGGCCGATCCGGAAACCTACCACCGCTGGGAGGAACTCCACGCCCGCTTCGAGGCCTTGGGAGGGTATACCCGCCGCTCGCGCTACGAAGCCGTGCTGAAGGGGTTGAACTTCGCCGGGCGAGAGAAAGAGGAGGCCAGGGTGTTGTCGGGCGGGGAAGCCCGCCGCCTGGCGTTGGGGGCGGTTTTGCTCTCTGGGGCCGATGCCCTGCTTTTGGACGAACCCACCAACCACCTTGACCTGGAGATGCGCGCGTGGCTGGCCGAGTACCTACGCGGCTACGGCGGGGCCTTGGTGCTGGTCTCCCACGATCGGCACTTCCTCGACAAGCTGGCCCAAAAAGTAGCGTTCCTCAAGGATGGCAAGCTGCGGCTTTACGAGGGCAACTACTCGGCCTTCCGGCAAAAGCGCCAGCTCGAGCGCGAGGAGGAGCAGCGCCGCTACCAAGCCTGGCTGGACGAGGAGAAAAGGCTCAAGGCCATCCTCGAGCAGGCCAAAGCCTGGGCGCACTCCTCCGAGAAGCACGCCGTGCGCAAGCTCGCGGTGGAGAAGCGCTACGAGAAGTTCCTCGAGACCCGGGCCGCGCCCCCCGAGCGCGACACCAAGGCCTTGGGGATGCGCTTTACTTCCCTGCCGAGCCCGGAGCGGGTGCTCGAGGCGCTCTGTCTGGAGAAAAGCCTCGCCGGGCGGAGGCTCTTCCGCCTGGAGAGCCTGGTGGTCCGCCGCCGCGAGCGCATCGCCTTGATCGGCCCTAACGGGGCGGGCAAGACCACCCTGCTCAAGGTGCTGCTGGGCCTACTCCCCTCGGATGACCCGGCGGGGCGGGTGCGTACCGGGGTGGGGGTCAAGGTCGGCTACTACGACCAGCAACTCTCCGGTTTCGACCCCAACCTCACCCTCTACGAAACCCTCTACCGGATGTTGGGGGAAGAGGCCCACGCTGCGCTGGGGGCCTGGCGCTTTCCCTTTGAAGCCCAGTACAAGAAAATCGCCCACCTCTCCGGCGGGGAGCGAGCCCGGCTGGCCTTGCTTTCACTCTCCTTGCAGGAGGCCAACCTGCTGGTGCTGGACGAGCCCACCAACCACCTCGACCTCGAGACCGTGGAAGCTTTGGAAGAAGCCCTGGGGCGTTACGAGGGAACCTTGATCCTGGTCTCGCACGATCTGTTTTTCCTCGACCGGCTGGTGGGCCGCACTTGGCATCTGCGGGAGGGGGTTTTCACCGACTACCCCGACACGCCCAGCGCTTTGCTGGCCCGCCTGGAGCGACCGGCGACCGAGCCCGCAAAGCCCAAGCCCCCTGAACCGGGCCGGGATAGTTCCAGAAAGGTCAAAGGGCGTTGGCACAAGGAGCGTGAACGCGAGGGGTTAGAGGCCGTGATCGCCGAACTCGAGGCCAGCCTCCAGGCCCTCCACCTGCGGGCCAACACGCCGGGGCTGGGGCATCGGGAGTACGCCGAGATCGCCCAAGAGCAAACCCGGCTCGAGTCCGAACTCGAGGCCCGATACGCCCGTTGGGAGGCGCTGAGCCTCGAGCTGGAAGAGGGCTAG
- a CDS encoding DUF5670 family protein, with protein MSVLYYIAGILVFIWLLGLILKIGGTLIYWALIAGVVLFIVGLFTGRRQV; from the coding sequence ATGTCCGTGTTGTACTACATCGCTGGCATTTTGGTCTTCATATGGCTGCTGGGGCTGATCCTCAAAATCGGCGGAACTCTGATCTACTGGGCGCTTATCGCCGGGGTGGTACTCTTTATCGTCGGGCTATTTACCGGTCGCCGCCAGGTTTAG
- a CDS encoding DUF475 domain-containing protein → MELTEAILAILVIVALEAILSVDNAMVLAVMVRPLPEQLRQRALLYGLIGAYGLRGLALLFATVIIQIWWIQLLGGLYLIYLAFNHFRKLPNPQAPPDTPAAVQAAATSFWRIVVMINVIDLAFAVDSVLVVIAFSENFWVIFTGVAVGILLIRLAAGWMVQVMERYPRLEQVAYAVVGWAGLKLSLEGWDHGSEAWLQRPELALHLPQELFLGVTLAILVLGGLWALRYAAPPKG, encoded by the coding sequence GTGGAACTCACCGAAGCGATCTTAGCCATCTTGGTCATCGTGGCGCTCGAGGCCATCCTCTCCGTAGATAACGCTATGGTGCTGGCGGTGATGGTGCGGCCCCTGCCCGAGCAGCTGCGGCAGCGGGCTTTGCTGTATGGGCTGATCGGAGCCTATGGGCTGCGGGGGCTAGCGCTGTTGTTCGCCACGGTAATTATCCAGATCTGGTGGATCCAGCTCTTGGGTGGGCTTTACCTGATCTACCTGGCGTTCAACCACTTCCGCAAGCTCCCAAACCCCCAAGCGCCGCCCGATACCCCTGCAGCAGTCCAGGCCGCAGCAACGTCGTTTTGGCGCATTGTGGTGATGATCAACGTGATAGACCTGGCCTTCGCGGTGGACTCGGTGCTGGTAGTGATCGCTTTCAGCGAAAACTTCTGGGTGATCTTCACCGGAGTAGCGGTGGGCATCTTGCTCATCCGTCTGGCCGCCGGGTGGATGGTGCAGGTGATGGAGCGCTACCCCAGGCTCGAACAGGTGGCCTATGCGGTGGTAGGTTGGGCTGGGCTTAAGCTGAGCCTAGAGGGTTGGGATCACGGCAGCGAAGCCTGGCTGCAGCGCCCTGAGCTGGCGCTACACCTGCCGCAAGAGCTCTTTTTGGGCGTGACTCTGGCCATCTTGGTGTTGGGTGGTCTCTGGGCGCTGCGCTATGCGGCGCCGCCCAAGGGCTAG
- a CDS encoding glutamine--tRNA ligase/YqeY domain fusion protein, producing the protein MGTSVAAKRMVNPNFISEIIENDLKTGRYSQIVTRFPPEPNGFAHLGHAIASYIDFGLAHDYGGVCRLRFDDTNPETESQEYVDSIVEDMRWLGWEWDRISFASDYFEQLYEMAVRLIKMGKAYVDSVSPEEMARLRGSVDKPGTPSPYRERSVEENLELFERMRAGEFPNGAHVLRAKIDLSSPNMKLRDPVLYRIVHAEHYRTGRKWCIYPSYDFAQATSDALDGVTHSLCSLEFVDNRAIYDWLMDHLWGHPPLDKTPRPHQYEFGRRSLEYTVVSKRKLKKLVAGGYVRGWDDPRMPTLAGQRRRGVTPEAIRSFASQVGISRTNRTVDIGLLEHAIRDDLNHRAPRVMAVARPLKVVLENLPEGYEQTLHLAYWPHDVVQESPDGLVALPGGRRVRPEEATRPVPFTRELYIEQDDFAVDPPPGFKRLTHGGTVRLRGAGVIRCERFITSETGEVVELRCTLLDEGASAKGVIHWVSASRALPAEFRLYDRLFSVPHPEAEAKEQEEEEETHEDRDFLRFVNPRSLEVTHGYVEPSIAGDPADTRYQFERSGYFWRDPVDSRPEALVFNRIVTLKDTWGKEAERKTPDAKRKTPDARRQAPSAEGQKELPDLTAEQQDRLERLKSQGVGEAEALVLARDEKLAAYLSEAARHGEVSALASWVVNDLGAPIREERIRIAPAALARLVRLLEDGTINTRIAKDVLAEAQQSGADPVEIVEAKGLRQVSEAGALEPILERLMAEYPDKVAAYRSGKTGLMGFFVGQVMRATQGRANPQLVQELVAKKLGR; encoded by the coding sequence ATGGGCACCTCCGTAGCCGCAAAACGCATGGTCAACCCCAATTTCATCAGCGAGATCATCGAGAATGACCTCAAAACCGGGCGCTATAGCCAGATCGTAACCCGCTTTCCCCCCGAGCCCAATGGGTTCGCCCACCTGGGCCACGCCATCGCTAGCTACATCGACTTCGGCCTCGCCCACGACTACGGCGGGGTGTGCCGGCTGCGCTTCGACGATACCAATCCCGAGACCGAAAGCCAGGAGTACGTGGACTCGATCGTAGAGGATATGCGCTGGCTGGGCTGGGAGTGGGACCGGATCAGCTTCGCCTCGGACTACTTCGAACAGCTCTACGAGATGGCCGTTCGCCTCATCAAGATGGGCAAGGCCTACGTAGACAGCGTTTCCCCCGAGGAGATGGCCCGGCTGCGCGGCAGTGTGGACAAGCCCGGCACGCCCAGCCCCTACCGCGAGCGCAGCGTGGAGGAGAACCTCGAGCTCTTCGAGCGCATGCGCGCGGGGGAGTTCCCCAATGGGGCCCACGTGCTCAGGGCCAAGATCGACCTTTCGAGCCCCAACATGAAGCTGCGCGACCCGGTGCTTTACCGCATCGTCCACGCCGAGCATTACCGCACCGGCAGGAAGTGGTGCATCTACCCCTCCTACGATTTTGCCCAAGCCACCTCCGACGCCCTCGACGGCGTGACCCACAGCCTGTGCTCTTTAGAGTTCGTGGACAACCGGGCCATCTACGACTGGCTGATGGACCACCTCTGGGGTCACCCCCCTCTGGACAAGACTCCACGCCCTCACCAGTACGAGTTCGGGCGGCGCAGCCTCGAGTACACCGTGGTCTCCAAGCGCAAGCTGAAGAAGCTCGTCGCAGGTGGCTACGTGCGCGGCTGGGACGACCCGCGCATGCCCACCCTGGCCGGGCAGCGCCGCCGGGGCGTGACCCCCGAGGCCATCCGCAGCTTTGCCTCGCAGGTGGGCATCTCGCGTACCAACCGCACCGTGGACATCGGTCTGCTCGAGCACGCTATCCGTGACGACCTCAACCACCGTGCCCCGCGGGTGATGGCCGTGGCTCGCCCCCTGAAGGTGGTGCTGGAGAACCTGCCCGAGGGTTACGAGCAGACCCTGCACCTGGCCTACTGGCCTCACGACGTAGTGCAGGAGTCGCCCGACGGCCTGGTGGCCCTGCCCGGCGGGCGGCGGGTCAGGCCCGAGGAGGCCACCCGGCCCGTACCTTTTACCCGCGAGCTCTACATCGAGCAAGATGATTTCGCCGTGGATCCGCCCCCTGGCTTCAAGCGGCTTACCCACGGCGGGACGGTGCGGCTGCGCGGCGCGGGGGTCATCCGCTGCGAGCGTTTCATCACCAGCGAAACCGGAGAGGTCGTCGAACTGCGCTGCACACTGCTGGACGAGGGCGCCAGCGCCAAGGGGGTGATCCACTGGGTCAGCGCCTCACGCGCCCTGCCGGCAGAGTTCCGGCTCTACGACCGGCTCTTCAGCGTGCCCCACCCCGAAGCCGAGGCCAAGGAGCAGGAGGAGGAAGAGGAAACCCACGAAGACCGGGATTTCCTCCGCTTTGTCAACCCGCGTAGCCTCGAGGTCACCCACGGCTACGTCGAGCCCAGCATAGCGGGCGACCCCGCCGACACCCGCTACCAGTTCGAGCGCAGCGGCTATTTCTGGCGCGACCCGGTGGACTCGAGGCCCGAGGCGCTGGTGTTCAACCGCATCGTGACCCTGAAGGACACCTGGGGCAAAGAGGCTGAACGCAAGACGCCAGACGCAAAACGCAAGACGCCAGACGCCCGGCGCCAAGCGCCAAGCGCCGAAGGCCAGAAAGAGCTGCCGGACCTCACCGCCGAGCAGCAGGACAGGCTCGAGCGCCTCAAATCCCAGGGCGTGGGGGAGGCCGAAGCCCTGGTGCTGGCCCGCGACGAAAAGCTCGCGGCTTACCTGTCCGAAGCCGCCCGGCATGGCGAGGTTTCGGCGCTGGCCAGTTGGGTAGTCAACGACCTGGGCGCGCCCATCCGCGAGGAGCGGATCCGGATTGCCCCGGCTGCCCTAGCGAGGTTGGTGCGCTTGCTCGAGGACGGCACCATCAACACCCGCATCGCCAAGGATGTGCTGGCCGAGGCCCAGCAGAGCGGGGCCGACCCGGTAGAGATCGTCGAAGCCAAAGGCCTACGCCAGGTTTCTGAGGCAGGGGCGCTCGAGCCGATCCTGGAGCGCCTGATGGCTGAGTACCCCGACAAGGTGGCGGCGTATCGAAGCGGAAAAACCGGGCTGATGGGCTTCTTCGTAGGCCAGGTGATGCGCGCAACCCAGGGGCGGGCCAACCCGCAGCTCGTGCAGGAGTTGGTGGCGAAAAAGCTGGGCCGGTAG
- a CDS encoding LacI family DNA-binding transcriptional regulator — protein MVRKRKPTIHEVARMAEVGIGTVSRVLNNHPSVREETRSRVLAAMENLGYSPNPHARRVAGGKSYTVSIMLPFVATEFYTRLLEGIEGVLLEERYDVAVFPLLSQSRLERYLKSHTLAYQTDGLIMASFDLSELYPGGQLPTDRPVVLVDAKSPRYDSVYMDNRLGGRLAAEYLARFPGGLYAIKVEEEIDLALSQTVFAERLEGFCAAAAEAGRPLRREQVFKTRFSAEGGRLALQHFMAQAEPPYNIFAGADLIALGVLEEAEAHSLRIGQEVRVLGFDGQPWTATRGLSSLTQPVEAMGAQAARMLMERIHGYRGTPRAVRFEPTLLERASTGLPTPAYIP, from the coding sequence GTGGTACGTAAACGCAAGCCCACCATTCACGAGGTGGCCCGTATGGCCGAAGTGGGCATCGGCACGGTGAGCCGGGTGCTTAACAACCATCCCTCGGTGCGGGAAGAGACCCGCTCGAGGGTGCTGGCGGCGATGGAAAACCTGGGCTATAGCCCCAACCCCCACGCCCGGCGGGTAGCGGGGGGCAAGAGCTATACGGTCTCGATCATGCTGCCCTTCGTGGCCACCGAGTTCTACACCCGGCTTTTGGAAGGCATCGAGGGGGTGCTTTTGGAGGAGCGCTACGACGTGGCGGTTTTCCCGCTGCTCTCGCAAAGCCGGCTCGAGCGCTACCTCAAAAGCCACACCCTGGCCTATCAGACCGACGGGCTGATCATGGCCTCGTTCGACCTCTCGGAGTTGTATCCGGGCGGCCAGCTCCCCACCGACCGTCCGGTGGTGCTGGTGGACGCCAAAAGCCCTCGCTATGACTCGGTGTATATGGACAACCGGCTGGGGGGTCGCCTGGCAGCGGAGTACCTGGCGCGCTTCCCCGGAGGGCTTTACGCCATCAAGGTCGAGGAGGAGATCGACCTGGCCCTCTCCCAGACGGTATTCGCCGAGCGGCTCGAGGGGTTTTGCGCCGCCGCCGCCGAGGCCGGGCGGCCCTTGAGGCGTGAGCAGGTGTTCAAGACGCGCTTTTCCGCCGAGGGAGGCCGGTTGGCCTTGCAGCACTTCATGGCCCAGGCCGAGCCACCTTACAACATCTTCGCCGGGGCGGACCTGATCGCGTTGGGGGTGCTCGAGGAGGCCGAAGCCCACAGCCTGCGCATCGGCCAGGAGGTGCGGGTGCTGGGCTTCGACGGGCAGCCCTGGACCGCCACCCGGGGGCTCTCGAGCCTCACCCAGCCGGTGGAAGCGATGGGCGCCCAGGCGGCCCGGATGCTGATGGAGCGCATCCACGGCTACCGGGGTACGCCCAGGGCCGTCCGCTTCGAGCCAACGCTGCTCGAGCGGGCCTCAACCGGCCTTCCCACCCCGGCCTATATTCCATAA